The proteins below are encoded in one region of Reichenbachiella sp. 5M10:
- a CDS encoding outer membrane lipoprotein carrier protein LolA, giving the protein MRFLTTSLLLSVLVISQAIAQKDPKAKSILDAMSNKYKNIPAFRADFEYTMENPEEDINEGFEGKVSVKGEKYKLSMEGQQIMFDGTNVWTYLVDDAEVTVAPFEEDESEISLSNIFTLYESGYKYLYLESRDNGKTDVVDLVPEDLNKSYFKIRMQIDASTKELKTFKVFDKSGSRYVYTIVSFKTDSSLKDSDFTFNTAKNPNVEVIDFR; this is encoded by the coding sequence ATGAGATTTTTAACCACAAGCTTACTCTTATCAGTACTGGTAATCAGTCAAGCAATTGCCCAAAAAGATCCAAAAGCAAAAAGCATATTGGATGCGATGAGCAACAAATACAAAAACATTCCTGCTTTCAGAGCGGACTTTGAATACACCATGGAAAATCCTGAAGAAGACATCAACGAAGGATTCGAAGGCAAAGTCAGCGTCAAAGGAGAAAAATACAAACTCAGTATGGAAGGTCAACAGATCATGTTTGACGGCACCAATGTCTGGACCTATTTGGTCGACGATGCAGAAGTGACCGTCGCTCCTTTCGAAGAAGACGAAAGCGAAATCTCACTTTCCAACATTTTTACCCTCTACGAAAGCGGATACAAATACCTCTACCTTGAGTCAAGAGACAATGGTAAAACCGACGTAGTGGATCTCGTACCCGAAGACCTCAACAAAAGCTACTTCAAAATCAGAATGCAAATCGATGCATCTACAAAAGAGTTGAAGACGTTCAAAGTATTTGACAAATCTGGCAGCCGATATGTCTACACAATCGTTTCCTTCAAAACCGACAGCAGCTTGAAAGATTCAGATTTCACGTTCAACACTGCCAAAAATCCTAATGTCGAAGTGATCGACTTTAGATAA
- a CDS encoding DNA translocase FtsK has product MAKNTYKNQTKEKKEFKLPTFSIGFLADRRLHLSLGFLALISSLFLLTAFFSYLFTGKADQSIIGHVIDTGVKASGQEADNWLGLFGAYASHYFIYQYFGIASFLIPPFLFLIGYKTVFRREILPISKSFFFVLFFLFWVSILIGYMMINSESIYEWGFLGGGIGFEIAALLDSLMGWGTLLFLVLAFVVFAIYFLNITKMSGLSGIEFPKDHAIDENGEALTTVGVEPTAANQEDDEYEYLENDEEMTLVKKEPKEKTTTDESESIAAMVASIKEEVEEEEAQLNQKKAESWEVEKPAKPIKKEEKPDLVLDVELPPPAPKPKEAPIEPEVAFETATKKDTDKVANTLENYDPTLDLGNYRYPTPDLLIEYPEKNIQVSKEELEQNKDRIVETLINFKIGISSIKATIGPTVTLYEIIPEAGVKISKIKNLEDDIALSLAALGIRIIAPIPGKGTIGIEVPNKNREMVDIKSVLTTEKFMKSKAELPVVLGKTISNEVFVTDLAKMPHLLMAGATGQGKSVGLNILLTSLVYKKHPSQLKFVLVDPKKVELTLFNKIERHFLAKLPDTEDAIITDTKKVIHTLNSLCIEMDNRYDMLKNAGCRNLKEYNKKFVERRLNPEKGHKFLPYIVLVIDELADLMMTAGKEVETPIARLAQLARAIGIHLVVATQRPSVNVITGVIKANFPARLSFRVTSKIDSRTILDAGGAEQLIGMGDMLLSLGSEIIRLQCGFVDTPEVERICEFIGDQQGYSSAYMLPEFVGEDGDNTAPGEVDLKDRDALFDDAARIIVLHQQGSTSLIQRKLKLGYNRAGRLIDQLEAAGIVGSFEGSKAREVLISDEYSLEQLLNELNG; this is encoded by the coding sequence ATGGCTAAGAATACATACAAAAACCAAACGAAGGAAAAGAAAGAGTTCAAGCTCCCTACATTTTCCATTGGGTTCCTCGCAGACAGACGACTCCACCTATCGCTCGGGTTTCTGGCATTGATCTCTAGCCTATTCCTGCTTACTGCCTTTTTCTCCTACCTCTTCACGGGCAAGGCCGATCAAAGCATCATCGGTCACGTCATCGATACAGGAGTCAAAGCCTCTGGGCAAGAAGCCGACAACTGGCTAGGTCTCTTTGGTGCCTATGCCTCTCATTATTTCATCTACCAATACTTCGGAATCGCATCGTTTCTCATCCCTCCTTTCTTGTTTTTGATCGGGTACAAGACAGTATTCAGACGTGAGATCCTCCCTATCTCAAAATCCTTTTTCTTCGTATTATTCTTCCTTTTTTGGGTCAGTATCTTGATTGGTTACATGATGATCAATTCCGAATCCATCTACGAATGGGGATTCCTAGGTGGGGGGATTGGGTTCGAGATCGCAGCACTACTCGACAGTCTGATGGGCTGGGGCACCCTACTCTTTTTGGTACTCGCTTTCGTCGTCTTCGCCATCTATTTCCTCAACATAACCAAAATGTCAGGGCTCTCAGGGATTGAGTTCCCCAAGGATCACGCCATTGACGAAAACGGAGAAGCGCTCACTACAGTAGGTGTAGAACCAACAGCTGCCAATCAAGAAGACGATGAGTACGAGTATTTGGAAAACGATGAGGAGATGACTCTTGTCAAAAAGGAGCCTAAAGAAAAAACAACAACCGATGAATCCGAATCCATCGCCGCGATGGTAGCATCCATCAAAGAAGAAGTAGAAGAAGAGGAAGCACAACTCAACCAAAAGAAAGCTGAAAGCTGGGAGGTAGAAAAACCAGCAAAACCTATCAAAAAAGAAGAAAAGCCTGATCTGGTCCTTGACGTGGAGCTCCCTCCACCTGCTCCAAAACCAAAAGAAGCACCCATAGAGCCAGAAGTGGCTTTCGAAACAGCAACAAAAAAGGACACAGACAAGGTAGCCAATACCCTCGAAAACTACGATCCAACCTTGGATCTGGGCAACTACCGCTACCCGACTCCAGACCTCCTCATCGAGTACCCCGAAAAAAACATACAAGTCTCCAAGGAGGAACTTGAACAAAACAAAGACCGTATTGTCGAGACTCTGATCAACTTCAAGATCGGCATCTCAAGTATCAAAGCGACCATCGGTCCAACCGTGACGCTCTATGAGATCATCCCCGAAGCAGGAGTCAAGATATCGAAAATCAAGAACCTAGAAGACGACATTGCGCTAAGCCTCGCAGCACTCGGTATCCGGATCATCGCACCGATCCCTGGCAAAGGAACAATCGGTATCGAGGTACCCAACAAAAACCGCGAGATGGTCGATATCAAATCGGTACTGACCACCGAAAAATTCATGAAGAGTAAGGCTGAACTCCCCGTCGTACTTGGCAAGACCATATCCAACGAAGTATTCGTCACAGACTTAGCCAAAATGCCTCACCTACTCATGGCAGGTGCTACAGGACAAGGAAAATCCGTCGGACTCAACATCCTCTTGACTTCTCTGGTGTACAAAAAACACCCCTCGCAACTCAAATTCGTCCTCGTCGATCCGAAAAAAGTAGAATTGACACTCTTCAACAAAATCGAGAGACACTTCCTCGCCAAGCTACCAGACACCGAGGACGCGATCATCACAGATACAAAAAAAGTCATCCATACGCTCAACTCTCTATGTATCGAAATGGACAACCGCTACGACATGTTGAAAAATGCGGGATGTAGAAACCTCAAAGAATACAACAAGAAATTTGTCGAAAGACGCCTCAATCCAGAAAAAGGGCACAAATTCCTCCCCTACATCGTCCTTGTCATCGATGAGTTGGCGGATTTGATGATGACTGCTGGCAAGGAAGTAGAAACTCCAATCGCTCGTCTTGCACAGCTTGCAAGAGCCATTGGTATCCACCTCGTGGTAGCGACGCAACGTCCCTCGGTCAACGTCATCACAGGTGTAATCAAGGCCAACTTCCCAGCGAGGCTGTCCTTCAGAGTGACCTCAAAAATTGACTCACGGACTATCCTCGATGCAGGTGGAGCCGAACAACTGATCGGAATGGGAGACATGCTTTTATCCCTTGGGTCAGAGATTATTCGTCTCCAATGTGGATTCGTAGACACCCCCGAAGTAGAGCGCATCTGTGAGTTCATTGGGGATCAGCAGGGCTACTCCTCAGCCTACATGCTGCCGGAATTCGTCGGGGAAGATGGAGACAATACCGCTCCAGGTGAAGTAGACCTCAAGGATCGTGATGCTCTCTTTGACGATGCAGCTCGAATCATCGTATTGCATCAGCAAGGCAGTACTTCTCTGATCCAAAGAAAACTCAAGTTAGGATACAACCGAGCAGGTCGATTAATCGATCAATTAGAAGCTGCAGGGATCGTCGGTTCATTCGAGGGAAGCAAAGCCCGCGAAGTATTGATCAGTGACGAATACAGTTTGGAACAGTTATTGAATGAATTGAACGGATAA
- a CDS encoding quinone-dependent dihydroorotate dehydrogenase, whose amino-acid sequence MYKIFIRPLLFLFNPEKAHHITFFFLKLATKLPLGIALIKLFSPRIKAQPKELFGIQFPNSIGLAAGLDKNAEAIDAFAALGFGFVEIGTVTPKPQPGNPLPRLFRLKQDQALINRMGFNNGGVEIIKERLKKRKSNVIVGGNIGKNKVTPNEQAVNDYLICFHELFDWVDYFVVNVSSPNTPGLRELQEKKPLSDILNRLMDENKKKAVQKPILLKIAPDLTEDQLKDIIEIVDETQIAGIIATNTTIDRSGLQSDQALIDNIGAGGLSGSPVHQKSTDVIRFLHEQSKGSFPIIGVGGINSAKRAIDKFDAGASMVQLYSGFIYEGPALIQKINNSISTN is encoded by the coding sequence ATGTACAAAATATTTATACGCCCACTCTTGTTTCTATTCAACCCAGAAAAGGCGCACCATATCACTTTCTTCTTTCTCAAACTAGCTACTAAACTCCCTCTAGGGATCGCTCTGATCAAGCTGTTCAGCCCCCGAATCAAAGCCCAACCCAAAGAGTTATTCGGCATCCAGTTTCCCAACTCAATCGGGCTGGCAGCTGGACTAGACAAAAATGCCGAGGCAATAGACGCCTTTGCAGCACTAGGGTTTGGATTCGTCGAAATCGGCACTGTGACACCCAAACCACAACCTGGCAATCCTCTCCCTCGTCTCTTTCGTTTGAAACAAGATCAAGCACTCATCAACCGTATGGGGTTCAACAACGGCGGGGTGGAGATTATCAAAGAAAGGCTCAAGAAAAGAAAGTCCAACGTTATCGTCGGTGGCAACATCGGCAAAAACAAAGTCACCCCCAACGAGCAAGCGGTCAACGACTACTTAATTTGCTTCCATGAGCTTTTCGATTGGGTTGACTATTTTGTGGTCAACGTGAGCTCACCCAACACTCCTGGTCTACGCGAACTCCAAGAGAAAAAACCCCTGTCGGATATTCTCAACAGGCTGATGGACGAGAATAAAAAGAAGGCAGTACAAAAACCAATCTTGCTAAAAATCGCGCCAGACTTGACCGAGGATCAACTCAAAGACATCATCGAAATCGTAGACGAAACCCAAATCGCTGGTATCATCGCTACCAACACGACCATCGACCGCTCAGGTCTCCAGTCAGACCAAGCTCTCATCGACAACATCGGCGCGGGAGGTCTCAGCGGATCGCCTGTACATCAAAAATCAACCGATGTGATCCGTTTCCTACACGAGCAATCGAAGGGCAGTTTTCCTATCATCGGAGTAGGAGGTATCAATTCTGCAAAAAGGGCCATTGATAAATTCGATGCAGGAGCCAGCATGGTACAGCTCTACAGTGGATTCATCTACGAAGGGCCAGCCCTCATCCAAAAAATCAACAACAGCATCTCTACAAATTGA
- a CDS encoding Ig-like domain-containing protein, with protein sequence MCNLLDKESSTKLSLITCLILLFISCNLQGVRGEGTKQLRQDQTQDGGLAILVNSYWALWSGYGTTEDDRLNVRIGDHTNEEIHMAFNINPYENGADGSLRSFDVLVRVVDPDGVATAWSTLAPGNPGWVPLYSQAAAGPSVVDMMNGYVNGITLDPTKNGDYYIEFAFAGGSGAFYVDLFDVTVVDQSTSTAVDGRLWSKKWEVDAYSPVDGFYDWSASLFNYSIDSVVTEIVFNDFQPGYFTVLSNSTGTANTGDPFEDRKSGIGNLSFLEYPIFLNEPDESEFPSGVEGSIIGNISMTECAGGPGNWCVNINSNKSGIADVLIDVNQNGIYDAGIDVLTTTVVDSGENCVAWDGKDGAGNDITPGTPIDVIAEISYGYTHIPLYDVEGNPNGYDVNLVRPGTPRELEIYWDDSNVGGSTEMDGCTPDLPVGSGATCHSWAFNAAGFGDSNTINTWWNSTSDFDQITYTVVTNCAPALTDDTFKINEGESISGSDLLANDSDPNGDLLTINTTPVSGPSSGSLTIYSNGTFDFTPASGVFTGEATFEYEVCDDGSPVFCETAEVTITVNDFPESANNSVATDEDINYGFSSTDFAFTDGDASDVLASIRITNLPGEGILFVDANADGLYTSGEEVAVNDDVLAADIDDLMFAPDANENGSPYTQFGFLVSDGFSYSVSSYTMTITVNPINDGAPVAGDDSNSTNEDITLNVNAASGVLNNDTDVDGDVLTVTQFQIGFSIYTAGQTANLVEGDLTINADGSYTFVPVGNYFGSVPTATYTVTDGTTTDTGDLDITVVAVNDAPVASNDAQGTDEETTLSTNVPAATDVDGTVVSYALIADVAKGDLTFNGDGTYSFDPNGEFEALATGATEDVTFTYTATDNDGTVSGTQTVTITVTGTNDAPVASNDAQGTDEETTLSTSVPAATDVDGTVVSYALVDDTTKGNLTFNGDGTYSFDPNGEFEALAAGATEDVTFTYTATDNDGTVSGTQTVTITVTGTNDAPVASNDAQGTDEETTLSTSVPAATDVDGTVVSYALIADVAKGDLTFNGDGTYSFDPNGEFEALAAGATEDVTFTYTATDNDGTVSGTQTVTITVTGTNDAPVASNDAQGTDEETTLSTSVPAATDVDGTVVSYALVDDTTKGNLTFNGDGTYSFDPNGEFEALAAGATEDVTFTYTATDNDGVTSSTQTVTITVTGTNDAPVVAGEMTTIQEGEVLTVDVLANDTDAEGDVLIVSSVTTDQGTTAVDADGDVVVTPPVDYVGDITVTYVVSDGKGGTATGVLVVTAMENRSIEITMEEVCINDVPYVNYQVTAVGFDSEGLTAQIEWIKADGSVAQLLTGQSLSGQLLWPGAEVDAEGNGTAWPGWDFVGGQWIRVEDGLRDGMSVKVSVNPESEMSVSYPPATPQCEANPNNRPVAIADSYTYNEGSTNNETAATGVLSNDTDADSNTLIATLESDVTNGTLTFNTDGSFLYVHDGSETSTDSFTYVVNDGREASEVVTVDLTIIPQNDRPVVEDFSASVESLEGVTIDLSTLVSDIDDTSFTYQIISDTSSGYSSLTGSSLSYSSPVGFSGEVSLIYEVCDASGACATGEIVFTIMKQDTDNDGISDEEEGTEDVDGDTIPNYLDEDSDADGILDRNEGVEDADNDGIPNYLDLDSDGDGISDEIEGESDVDGDGVPNYLDLDSDGDNRPDSEEGPDGDSAEVLNNVISKTSPYPYNRLQIRNIDSYPNNHVQVFNRWGNKVWETKGYNNEDRAFLGDGNRLGSSNLPEGTYFYVIDLGEGKSLLKGFVQVL encoded by the coding sequence ATGTGTAATTTGCTCGATAAGGAAAGTTCTACTAAACTCAGTTTAATTACTTGTTTGATTCTCCTTTTTATCTCTTGTAATCTTCAAGGAGTCAGAGGAGAAGGAACCAAACAGTTGCGTCAAGATCAGACTCAAGACGGAGGATTGGCCATTTTGGTCAATAGCTATTGGGCACTTTGGAGTGGCTATGGTACAACGGAAGATGATCGTTTGAATGTCCGAATTGGAGACCATACCAATGAGGAAATACATATGGCCTTCAATATCAATCCTTATGAAAACGGAGCAGATGGTTCGCTTCGATCTTTTGATGTCCTAGTTAGAGTAGTTGACCCAGATGGGGTAGCAACTGCTTGGAGTACGCTAGCGCCTGGCAATCCAGGATGGGTGCCTTTGTACAGTCAAGCTGCGGCTGGTCCTTCGGTGGTGGATATGATGAATGGCTATGTGAATGGCATTACCCTAGATCCTACTAAAAATGGAGACTACTATATTGAGTTTGCATTCGCAGGAGGGAGTGGTGCGTTTTATGTGGATCTCTTTGATGTGACTGTAGTCGATCAAAGTACTTCTACAGCAGTTGATGGGAGATTGTGGTCTAAAAAATGGGAGGTTGATGCGTATAGTCCAGTTGACGGTTTTTATGACTGGTCAGCCTCACTTTTCAACTATTCAATAGACAGTGTAGTTACCGAAATCGTATTCAATGACTTTCAGCCAGGGTATTTTACCGTGCTGTCCAACTCTACGGGTACAGCCAATACTGGAGATCCTTTCGAGGATAGAAAATCTGGAATAGGTAATCTCAGCTTTTTGGAGTATCCAATATTCCTAAATGAGCCAGATGAATCAGAGTTTCCATCAGGTGTGGAGGGAAGTATAATTGGAAACATCAGTATGACCGAATGCGCAGGTGGGCCTGGCAATTGGTGTGTCAATATAAATTCGAATAAATCAGGAATTGCCGATGTCTTGATAGATGTCAACCAAAATGGTATTTATGACGCAGGGATTGATGTGTTGACTACAACGGTGGTTGATTCTGGTGAAAACTGTGTGGCTTGGGATGGGAAAGATGGAGCGGGCAATGATATCACGCCAGGTACACCAATAGACGTGATTGCAGAAATTAGTTATGGCTACACCCACATCCCGTTGTATGATGTAGAAGGCAACCCAAATGGGTACGATGTGAATTTGGTAAGGCCTGGTACTCCGAGAGAGCTTGAGATTTATTGGGATGATTCCAATGTAGGAGGGAGCACGGAGATGGATGGGTGTACTCCTGATTTGCCTGTGGGGTCGGGTGCTACTTGTCATTCTTGGGCTTTCAATGCTGCTGGTTTTGGCGACAGCAATACCATCAATACATGGTGGAACTCTACTTCTGATTTTGATCAAATTACATATACAGTGGTGACCAATTGTGCGCCAGCTTTGACCGATGATACTTTCAAAATCAACGAGGGTGAATCAATCTCTGGTAGCGATCTTTTGGCGAATGATTCTGATCCGAATGGTGATTTATTGACGATCAATACGACTCCAGTGTCTGGCCCCTCTAGTGGGAGTTTGACTATATATTCTAATGGTACTTTCGATTTTACCCCGGCCAGTGGGGTGTTTACAGGTGAGGCTACTTTCGAATATGAAGTGTGCGATGATGGTTCTCCAGTGTTTTGTGAGACAGCAGAGGTAACCATCACTGTCAATGATTTTCCTGAATCAGCGAACAATTCAGTAGCTACTGATGAAGATATCAATTATGGTTTTAGTAGTACTGACTTTGCTTTTACAGATGGGGATGCTTCGGATGTTTTGGCTTCTATAAGAATCACTAATCTGCCTGGAGAGGGAATTCTTTTTGTAGATGCAAATGCCGATGGGCTTTATACCTCTGGTGAAGAGGTGGCAGTCAATGACGATGTACTAGCTGCCGACATAGATGATTTGATGTTTGCTCCAGATGCAAATGAAAATGGAAGTCCATATACCCAGTTTGGGTTTTTGGTGAGTGATGGTTTTAGTTATTCTGTGTCTAGCTATACCATGACTATTACTGTGAATCCAATCAACGATGGGGCTCCTGTCGCTGGTGATGACAGCAACAGTACAAATGAAGACATTACATTGAATGTAAATGCCGCAAGCGGTGTATTGAACAATGATACCGATGTGGATGGTGATGTACTCACTGTGACGCAGTTTCAAATTGGGTTTTCAATTTATACAGCGGGACAAACGGCTAATTTGGTAGAGGGAGATTTGACCATTAATGCTGATGGTAGTTACACTTTCGTGCCTGTGGGTAACTATTTCGGTTCAGTGCCAACTGCGACCTACACGGTAACGGATGGAACGACTACTGATACCGGTGATTTGGATATTACTGTGGTTGCGGTAAACGACGCCCCAGTAGCTTCCAACGATGCCCAAGGCACCGACGAAGAAACTACGCTGAGCACAAATGTACCTGCAGCAACCGATGTAGACGGTACGGTAGTGAGCTATGCTCTAATTGCAGATGTAGCAAAAGGCGACTTGACCTTCAACGGAGACGGTACGTATAGCTTCGATCCGAATGGAGAGTTTGAAGCTTTGGCAACAGGCGCGACAGAAGATGTGACTTTCACTTACACCGCCACTGACAATGATGGCACAGTAAGCGGAACGCAAACCGTAACGATCACTGTCACTGGCACGAACGATGCGCCAGTAGCTTCCAACGATGCACAAGGCACCGACGAAGAAACTACGCTGAGCACAAGTGTACCAGCCGCAACTGATGTAGATGGTACGGTAGTGAGCTACGCTTTGGTAGACGACACCACAAAAGGAAACCTCACCTTCAACGGAGACGGTACGTATAGCTTCGATCCGAATGGAGAGTTTGAAGCCTTGGCAGCCGGCGCGACAGAAGACGTGACATTCACTTACACCGCCACTGACAATGATGGCACAGTAAGCGGAACGCAAACCGTAACGATCACTGTAACAGGTACGAACGATGCGCCAGTAGCCTCAAACGATGCCCAAGGCACCGACGAAGAAACTACGCTGAGCACAAGTGTACCCGCAGCAACTGATGTGGACGGCACGGTAGTGAGCTATGCTCTAATTGCAGATGTAGCAAAAGGCGACTTGACCTTCAACGGAGACGGTACGTATAGCTTCGATCCGAATGGAGAGTTTGAAGCCTTGGCAGCTGGCGCGACAGAAGACGTGACATTCACTTACACCGCCACTGACAATGATGGCACAGTAAGCGGCACGCAAACCGTAACGATCACTGTAACAGGAACGAACGATGCCCCAGTAGCAAGCAACGATGCACAAGGCACCGACGAAGAAACTACGCTGAGCACAAGTGTACCCGCAGCAACTGATGTAGATGGTACGGTAGTGAGCTACGCTTTGGTAGACGACACCACAAAAGGAAACCTCACTTTCAACGGAGACGGTACGTATAGCTTCGATCCGAATGGAGAGTTTGAAGCTTTGGCAGCTGGCGCGACAGAAGACGTGACATTCACTTACACTGCGACGGATAACGACGGAGTTACCAGTTCCACTCAAACCGTAACGATCACTGTCACTGGCACGAACGATGCCCCAGTAGTAGCAGGTGAAATGACTACTATACAAGAGGGCGAAGTACTGACGGTGGATGTACTAGCCAATGATACAGATGCAGAAGGCGATGTGTTGATAGTTAGCTCGGTGACTACAGATCAGGGTACGACGGCAGTAGATGCTGATGGTGATGTGGTGGTTACTCCCCCAGTAGATTATGTTGGTGATATCACTGTGACTTATGTCGTAAGTGACGGAAAGGGCGGGACAGCTACAGGGGTGTTGGTAGTGACAGCTATGGAGAATAGGTCCATTGAGATCACCATGGAAGAGGTTTGTATCAACGATGTGCCTTATGTGAATTATCAAGTGACAGCTGTAGGTTTTGATTCTGAAGGTTTGACAGCTCAGATCGAATGGATCAAAGCAGATGGAAGTGTAGCACAATTACTGACGGGACAGAGTCTTTCAGGTCAGCTGCTATGGCCTGGTGCTGAAGTAGATGCAGAAGGCAACGGTACGGCATGGCCAGGGTGGGATTTTGTAGGAGGTCAGTGGATTAGAGTAGAAGATGGATTGAGAGATGGAATGTCAGTGAAAGTTTCTGTGAATCCAGAGAGTGAGATGTCAGTCTCTTATCCTCCAGCGACACCACAGTGTGAGGCCAACCCAAACAACCGGCCAGTAGCGATTGCAGATTCATATACTTACAATGAGGGTTCTACTAACAATGAAACTGCAGCTACTGGTGTTTTGTCCAATGATACAGATGCGGATAGCAATACCCTCATAGCCACATTGGAGAGTGACGTGACTAACGGCACATTGACTTTCAATACAGACGGTAGCTTCCTCTATGTGCATGATGGGTCAGAGACGAGTACTGATAGCTTTACCTATGTCGTCAATGACGGGAGAGAGGCTAGTGAGGTGGTGACAGTAGATTTGACAATCATACCACAAAATGACAGACCTGTGGTTGAGGATTTTAGTGCCAGTGTAGAGTCTTTGGAGGGAGTTACAATTGATCTATCCACATTGGTTTCAGATATCGATGATACCAGCTTTACTTATCAAATAATATCGGATACTTCTAGTGGCTACAGTTCATTGACAGGTTCCAGTCTAAGTTATTCCTCTCCAGTAGGTTTCAGTGGAGAAGTAAGTTTGATTTATGAAGTATGTGACGCCTCAGGAGCATGTGCGACGGGAGAGATAGTATTCACAATCATGAAGCAGGACACCGATAACGATGGAATCTCTGACGAAGAGGAGGGAACAGAAGATGTCGATGGGGATACTATTCCAAACTATTTGGATGAAGATTCCGATGCTGATGGTATTTTGGATAGAAACGAAGGAGTTGAAGATGCAGACAACGACGGAATACCGAATTACCTTGATCTAGACTCGGATGGTGACGGCATCTCTGATGAGATCGAAGGTGAGTCAGATGTGGATGGAGATGGTGTACCTAACTACCTCGATCTAGATTCGGATGGTGACAATAGACCAGATAGTGAAGAAGGACCTGACGGAGACAGTGCAGAGGTACTCAACAACGTTATCTCTAAAACGAGTCCTTATCCATATAATAGACTGCAAATCAGAAATATAGATAGCTACCCAAACAACCATGTTCAGGTATTCAACCGATGGGGTAATAAAGTTTGGGAAACCAAAGGATATAATAATGAAGACAGAGCCTTCCTAGGCGACGGCAACCGACTTGGTAGTAGTAACCTCCCTGAGGGTACCTACTTCTACGTGATCGATCTAGGAGAGGGTAAATCATTACTCAAAGGCTTTGTTCAAGTACTATAA
- a CDS encoding NRDE family protein, translated as MCTILFSWKQHSNYSLIVAANRDEFHSRPTEPAHFWTEYPDLLAGKDLTAGGTWMGIHRKGRFAALTNYRDIDRTNPHAPSRGKLTLDFLIGESSPKAYLNELIEKEIEYNPFNLLVADQDSLWYYSNISGQPQALAPGLYGLSNGLLNDPWPKVRHGKLELQKWVTNQQEDPKQLLSILQNKDLAPDDELPKTGVPYGMEKALSALHIDLDSYGTRCSTALLQNEQESVFVEKTYAIRGQKEQIVSHRIPILPR; from the coding sequence ATGTGCACCATACTTTTCTCTTGGAAACAACACAGCAACTACTCCCTCATCGTAGCTGCCAATCGTGACGAATTTCATAGCCGACCAACCGAACCCGCACATTTTTGGACCGAATACCCAGATCTACTCGCTGGTAAGGACTTGACAGCAGGAGGTACTTGGATGGGCATACATCGCAAAGGACGATTTGCTGCCCTCACCAACTACCGTGACATAGACCGAACCAATCCTCATGCTCCCTCTCGTGGCAAATTGACCCTCGATTTCCTCATAGGAGAAAGTTCTCCAAAAGCGTACCTCAACGAACTGATTGAAAAAGAGATTGAATATAACCCATTCAACCTCTTGGTAGCTGATCAAGACTCCCTCTGGTACTACAGCAACATTTCTGGACAACCACAAGCTCTCGCTCCAGGTCTCTATGGACTCAGCAATGGACTACTCAACGATCCTTGGCCCAAAGTCCGGCATGGCAAACTAGAACTACAAAAATGGGTCACGAATCAACAAGAAGACCCCAAACAATTACTCTCCATCTTGCAAAACAAAGACCTAGCACCTGATGATGAGTTGCCCAAAACAGGCGTCCCCTATGGCATGGAGAAAGCACTATCTGCATTACATATTGACTTGGATTCCTACGGCACCCGCTGTTCAACTGCACTCCTCCAAAACGAGCAAGAATCTGTTTTTGTAGAAAAAACCTACGCCATTCGAGGACAAAAAGAACAAATCGTTTCTCATCGAATCCCTATACTGCCGCGGTAA